From a single Paenibacillus sp. FSL R5-0345 genomic region:
- a CDS encoding DMT family transporter, which translates to MILFAYALVCLIFGTTFLAIKIGVDAGAPPFFSAGLRFFVAGAVLFLWMVWKRKASFSLLLRKEMLFTGSALTFGTFAGLYWAEQYVSSGLAAVLSATGPIMILLLQTSILRQKAPAISLYGCIIGLTGVLLLVLPNLVVDISPLWIIGCAAVLIGECCYAVGAIYSKKVINSMPEVSPIALNAAQMMYGGVLLFILSLATENVHPEFLLSYETAGSLLYLIVIGSMVGHSLFYWLVAKTNPVFPSTWLYISPPIAVGVGFFFYNEAVNWVTILGVFTIIAGTILVNADALKQLMLKRRISTSGLKKSNI; encoded by the coding sequence ATGATCTTATTCGCTTATGCACTTGTATGTCTGATCTTCGGCACGACCTTTCTAGCGATCAAAATCGGTGTGGATGCTGGTGCGCCGCCCTTCTTTTCAGCTGGCTTACGTTTTTTCGTTGCAGGTGCTGTACTATTTCTATGGATGGTCTGGAAACGAAAGGCAAGCTTCTCCCTGCTCCTGCGTAAAGAAATGCTCTTCACCGGCTCTGCATTAACCTTTGGCACCTTCGCGGGTCTTTACTGGGCTGAACAATATGTATCTTCTGGGCTTGCAGCCGTACTCTCTGCGACCGGACCGATCATGATTCTATTACTCCAAACCTCTATTCTTCGTCAAAAAGCACCCGCCATCTCCCTATATGGCTGCATTATCGGATTAACTGGTGTATTGCTGCTCGTTCTACCTAATCTTGTCGTTGATATTTCACCGCTATGGATCATCGGCTGCGCAGCTGTCCTCATTGGGGAATGCTGTTACGCAGTAGGTGCGATTTATTCTAAAAAAGTAATCAACAGTATGCCCGAGGTCTCTCCAATCGCACTTAATGCAGCCCAAATGATGTATGGTGGCGTGTTATTATTCATTCTTTCTTTAGCGACCGAAAATGTACATCCTGAGTTTCTGCTCTCTTACGAGACCGCAGGTTCACTGCTCTATCTAATCGTAATCGGCTCGATGGTCGGTCATTCGTTGTTCTACTGGCTCGTCGCTAAGACAAATCCTGTGTTTCCTTCTACCTGGCTCTATATTTCTCCACCGATTGCCGTAGGGGTTGGCTTTTTCTTTTATAATGAGGCCGTGAATTGGGTTACGATCCTCGGTGTATTCACCATTATTGCTGGGACTATCCTAGTGAACGCTGACGCCTTGAAGCAATTAATGCTAAAGCGTAGGATCAGTACATCCGGTTTAAAAAAATCAAATATATGA
- a CDS encoding AraC family transcriptional regulator, whose translation MAIFNYNSERPFRGNPDLHLHYWGREQCLPGHFFGPGVRDVYKIHFIHEGTGKVSVGEQTHILQAGQAFLTYPHIVTSYAADLSKPWTYSWVAFTGVQVSYILSKTSLSPEQPIFPMDEQLMPNLYERLTEAADTSDCLDLPLKAIMYDFFSLLLQAVPAVPDVLPLPRQKSIYVEQSLHFLHTHYCENISVEMLSSSLKLDRKYLSSLFKRTIGMPPQQYLLNYRIAKACELLTETLCTIGEISRSVGYQDPLLFSRMFKKVKGCSPKEYRVRHLENDIVL comes from the coding sequence ATGGCGATATTTAATTATAATTCTGAGCGTCCCTTCAGAGGTAATCCCGATTTGCATCTCCATTACTGGGGTCGGGAGCAGTGTCTACCTGGGCATTTTTTCGGACCAGGGGTTCGTGACGTATACAAAATACATTTCATTCATGAGGGAACAGGAAAGGTATCTGTGGGAGAACAGACCCATATCCTGCAAGCAGGACAAGCTTTTCTTACCTACCCTCATATCGTTACTTCTTATGCAGCAGACCTATCAAAGCCCTGGACTTATTCTTGGGTAGCTTTCACCGGAGTACAGGTATCATATATTTTATCCAAAACTTCCTTATCGCCTGAGCAGCCAATCTTCCCGATGGATGAACAGCTTATGCCTAATCTCTACGAGCGCCTGACAGAAGCAGCCGACACTTCGGATTGTCTTGACCTGCCACTAAAAGCGATTATGTATGATTTTTTCTCCCTTTTGCTTCAAGCGGTGCCAGCTGTTCCGGATGTACTTCCTTTACCGCGTCAAAAGAGTATTTACGTTGAGCAAAGTCTGCACTTTTTGCATACACATTATTGTGAGAACATTTCCGTGGAGATGCTGTCTTCTTCTCTCAAACTGGATCGAAAATATTTATCTTCCTTGTTCAAACGGACCATTGGTATGCCACCGCAGCAATATTTATTAAATTACCGAATCGCTAAAGCATGCGAGCTTCTGACAGAAACCCTTTGTACTATCGGTGAGATCTCGCGTTCTGTCGGCTATCAGGACCCCTTACTCTTTTCGCGGATGTTCAAGAAGGTGAAAGGTTGTTCTCCAAAAGAATACCGTGTCCGTCATCTCGAAAATGACATTGTACTATAA
- a CDS encoding CBS domain-containing protein, with the protein MEGIAIELTSRQLEIIDIVNKRAPITGEQIAECLDLTRPTIRSDLSVLVMLKYIDAKPKVGYFPGLKSSNRLGSNYLLQETKVKEIQSVPIIIRETTTVQDAVVTLFLQDVGTLIICDEEGKLTGVASRKDFLKVTLGNPGAVSMPVSMVMTRQPKVVTTSPDETVLDAAHKMIFHEVDSLPVVVPSATEDSGTKLDVIGRLTKTAIVKLLLELEAKG; encoded by the coding sequence GTGGAGGGAATTGCGATCGAACTGACATCACGTCAACTAGAAATCATTGATATTGTGAACAAAAGAGCTCCGATTACCGGCGAACAGATTGCCGAATGTCTAGATCTAACGCGGCCAACGATTCGTTCTGATCTCTCCGTTCTGGTTATGCTCAAATATATTGATGCTAAACCTAAAGTCGGTTACTTCCCAGGACTCAAATCATCTAATCGTCTGGGAAGCAATTATTTGTTGCAGGAGACAAAGGTTAAAGAGATTCAAAGTGTACCTATCATTATCCGTGAGACTACTACGGTTCAAGATGCCGTAGTTACGCTGTTTCTACAGGATGTTGGCACCCTTATTATTTGTGACGAAGAGGGTAAGCTCACCGGTGTTGCTTCACGTAAGGATTTCCTGAAGGTAACCCTTGGCAATCCGGGTGCTGTCTCCATGCCCGTAAGCATGGTCATGACACGCCAGCCCAAAGTAGTTACAACTTCACCAGATGAGACGGTGCTTGACGCCGCACATAAAATGATTTTTCACGAGGTAGATAGTTTACCGGTAGTTGTTCCCAGCGCCACTGAGGACAGTGGTACGAAACTGGATGTCATAGGACGTTTGACGAAAACTGCTATCGTAAAACTTCTCCTCGAACTTGAAGCCAAAGGATAA
- a CDS encoding pyruvate, water dikinase regulatory protein, which translates to MSIEQSSNLITICSDSIGDTAEAVVQAVIHQFQNQQITIKRYGNIRHEDELRKLMEEAAQHKGFVVYTLVQPELREMIKEEAVRLDLRIVDIMGPMMQAFIDTFDDAPQQRPGLLHQLDENYFRRMEAIEFTVACDDGRDLGAMLKADIVLLGMSRTSKTPLSIFLAHRGKKVVNYPIIPEIAPPQELLSLPPNRLIGLTMKPEYMLKIRSERLKVLGLPTGSQYASLERITEEMECASSLFNKLCCPVIDITDKAIEETAGIIMGYI; encoded by the coding sequence ATGAGCATCGAGCAATCTTCCAACCTAATAACGATCTGCTCAGATTCTATAGGAGATACGGCAGAAGCTGTCGTGCAGGCCGTCATTCATCAATTCCAGAATCAGCAGATCACCATCAAAAGATACGGGAACATTAGACATGAAGATGAGCTCCGGAAGCTTATGGAAGAAGCCGCGCAGCATAAAGGTTTTGTCGTCTATACGCTGGTGCAGCCGGAGCTAAGAGAAATGATTAAAGAAGAGGCCGTACGGCTTGACCTTCGTATCGTCGATATCATGGGCCCCATGATGCAAGCTTTCATCGATACGTTTGACGATGCTCCACAGCAGCGACCGGGTCTGTTGCACCAGCTTGATGAGAACTATTTCCGCCGCATGGAGGCTATCGAATTCACAGTTGCCTGTGATGATGGCCGGGATCTCGGCGCCATGCTAAAAGCCGATATCGTTCTGCTAGGGATGTCCCGTACCTCGAAGACACCACTTAGTATCTTTTTGGCTCATCGGGGGAAAAAGGTCGTTAACTATCCGATTATTCCGGAAATTGCTCCTCCGCAAGAGCTGCTAAGTCTGCCGCCGAACCGACTAATCGGACTAACCATGAAGCCGGAGTATATGCTGAAGATTCGCTCCGAGCGGCTGAAGGTGCTTGGGTTACCGACTGGCTCCCAATATGCAAGTCTGGAGCGGATTACAGAGGAGATGGAATGTGCCTCTTCTCTGTTCAATAAACTATGCTGTCCTGTAATCGATATTACCGACAAAGCTATAGAAGAAACCGCTGGTATTATTATGGGTTATATCTAA
- a CDS encoding general stress protein codes for MNKRIVGVFAAEYEASRAIEELKRQGCRTEDISIIARNSESADTLRDESGTQAPEGIATGAATGGLLGGLTGLLMGIGALAIPGIGPIIAAGPLAAMLAGAAIGAGSGGLVGGLIGLGIPEEEAKRYDNYVGEGHILVMVDVEGERKEEEVKRIFVQHNSLNSDRFEDIANINTAENRNYDGSVKESDALRAADQQEARNLAQATGTMDAMDTLASERIRNK; via the coding sequence ATGAATAAGAGAATAGTGGGTGTCTTTGCTGCCGAATACGAAGCTTCGAGGGCTATTGAAGAGTTGAAACGTCAAGGCTGCAGAACAGAGGACATATCGATTATCGCGAGAAATTCAGAGAGTGCGGATACGCTTAGAGATGAATCAGGGACTCAAGCGCCGGAAGGAATAGCTACTGGTGCGGCTACTGGTGGTCTGCTGGGTGGTTTGACAGGGCTCCTGATGGGAATAGGCGCTTTGGCTATTCCTGGTATTGGACCGATTATCGCAGCCGGACCGCTTGCGGCAATGCTGGCTGGAGCGGCAATAGGTGCTGGTAGCGGTGGACTAGTTGGCGGTCTTATTGGTCTTGGCATTCCTGAAGAGGAAGCCAAGCGTTACGATAACTACGTAGGTGAAGGCCATATTCTTGTAATGGTGGATGTGGAGGGTGAGCGTAAGGAGGAAGAAGTGAAGCGGATTTTCGTACAGCATAATAGTCTGAACTCAGACCGTTTTGAGGATATCGCAAATATAAATACAGCTGAGAATCGAAACTATGATGGCAGTGTAAAAGAAAGCGATGCGCTCCGGGCCGCTGATCAGCAAGAAGCGAGAAATTTAGCTCAAGCCACCGGAACCATGGATGCCATGGATACCTTAGCGAGTGAGCGCATTAGAAATAAATAA
- a CDS encoding ZIP family metal transporter: METALIGSFVSAMATVLGAFPILFVKRLSEKWKDVLVAFTAGIMVSASTFGLMPQAIKESGIIALTLGLITGVLLLDLIEKNIPHIDVENKPGYTNMDSKALLVLIALFIHNIPEGLSTGFSYASEQASLGPTVAIAIGAQNMPEGLILAVFLMNSRTSKLKALGIVTLTGLMEMVSAVIGYFTASYLQNVVGYGLAFAAGAMLFIVYKELIPESHGHGYERPSTYSFIFGLLIMVYITQIFG, encoded by the coding sequence TTGGAAACTGCGCTTATTGGCAGCTTTGTATCAGCAATGGCTACGGTGCTTGGAGCGTTTCCGATCCTGTTTGTGAAGAGGTTATCTGAGAAATGGAAGGACGTTCTCGTTGCTTTTACAGCAGGTATTATGGTATCGGCTTCTACATTTGGACTCATGCCGCAAGCGATTAAAGAATCGGGGATTATCGCTTTAACCTTAGGCTTGATTACAGGTGTACTGCTTCTCGATTTAATTGAAAAAAACATTCCGCATATCGACGTGGAGAATAAACCCGGATACACCAATATGGATTCGAAGGCGTTGCTCGTTTTGATCGCGCTATTCATTCACAACATACCAGAAGGTCTTAGTACGGGATTCAGTTATGCCAGTGAACAGGCGAGCCTGGGTCCGACCGTGGCCATTGCAATTGGTGCGCAAAATATGCCCGAAGGATTGATTCTTGCAGTCTTTTTGATGAATTCTAGAACAAGCAAGTTAAAAGCCCTGGGAATTGTTACGCTTACCGGACTTATGGAAATGGTATCTGCGGTGATCGGCTATTTTACAGCCAGTTATCTGCAAAATGTAGTGGGTTATGGTCTTGCTTTTGCAGCCGGGGCTATGCTATTCATCGTCTACAAGGAACTTATTCCAGAGAGTCATGGCCATGGTTACGAACGGCCTTCGACGTATTCATTTATCTTTGGATTATTAATTATGGTGTATATTACGCAGATATTTGGGTGA
- the glpX gene encoding class II fructose-bisphosphatase: MDRELALEIVRVTELGALSSARWIGRGDKNAADDAATTAIRSMFDSVSIDGTVVIGEGEMDDAPMLYIGEKVGNQKGPSVDVAVDPLEGTEVVACGLHNAQSVIAIADKGSLLHAPDIYMEKLACGPELAGKLSLEDPVEVTLQKACHFSGKSLSELTVMVLDRKRHEQLIHSLREAGVRIKLLGHGDVAGAIAAALPDSDVDLYMGSGGAPEGVLAAAALKCLGGEMQGRLLPDGPIELQRCVRMGITNPTRVLYMEDMVGTGDVLFAATGVTSGEFLNGVRFIGKERAETHSVIMRAQSRTIRYIRSIHFLPGKEIPDALTVRQNVASL; the protein is encoded by the coding sequence ATGGATCGCGAACTGGCTCTTGAGATTGTACGGGTAACTGAACTAGGTGCATTATCCTCGGCTCGCTGGATCGGGCGGGGAGATAAAAATGCGGCAGATGATGCAGCCACGACTGCCATCCGCTCCATGTTTGATTCTGTCTCCATCGACGGAACGGTCGTCATTGGTGAAGGAGAGATGGATGATGCTCCAATGCTCTATATTGGCGAGAAAGTTGGGAATCAAAAGGGCCCTTCTGTCGATGTAGCCGTCGATCCTCTGGAAGGCACTGAAGTGGTGGCCTGTGGTCTACACAATGCCCAATCCGTGATTGCCATAGCAGATAAGGGCAGCCTGCTTCATGCTCCAGACATTTATATGGAGAAACTCGCTTGCGGTCCTGAGCTTGCCGGTAAGCTTAGTCTCGAAGACCCTGTAGAGGTCACTCTCCAGAAAGCATGCCACTTCAGTGGCAAGTCCCTCTCCGAGCTAACCGTAATGGTTCTTGACCGCAAACGGCATGAACAACTCATTCATAGCCTTCGAGAAGCGGGTGTAAGGATTAAGCTGTTAGGTCACGGAGATGTAGCTGGCGCTATTGCGGCTGCACTGCCGGATAGCGATGTGGATTTGTACATGGGCTCGGGCGGAGCACCCGAAGGTGTCCTTGCCGCCGCTGCACTGAAATGCCTTGGCGGAGAAATGCAAGGCAGATTGCTCCCAGATGGACCAATAGAGTTACAGCGCTGTGTACGTATGGGAATTACCAATCCTACGAGAGTGCTATACATGGAGGACATGGTTGGCACAGGTGACGTTCTCTTTGCCGCCACGGGTGTAACGTCAGGCGAATTCCTGAACGGCGTCCGTTTCATTGGGAAAGAACGCGCAGAGACACATTCGGTCATTATGCGGGCACAGAGTCGGACGATCCGCTACATCCGCAGCATTCATTTCCTTCCTGGTAAAGAAATACCGGATGCACTGACTGTTAGACAGAACGTCGCCTCTTTATAA
- a CDS encoding aldo/keto reductase: MYNASATRYDNMKYNRTGKSGLLLPAISLGLWHNFGGNDLFENGRAMARRAFDLGITHFDLANNYGPPAGSAEESFGQILKKDLAPYRDEMVISTKAGYYMWAGPYGEWGSKKYLVSSLDQSLKRMGLDYVDIFYHHRPDPNTPLEETMAALDLIVRQGKALYVGISNYNPEQTREAAQILLRLGTPCLIHQPNYSMMSRWIEDGLQDVLTEEGIGSIVFSPLQGGILTDRYLNGIAPDSRAAGPSVFLSEDAITEEKIAKVRKLNEIAAARGQKMSQLALSWVLRGGKVTSALIGASKVSQIEDAVASLNAPELSAEELEQIETILRG, encoded by the coding sequence ATGTATAACGCAAGCGCTACCAGATATGACAATATGAAATATAACCGCACTGGAAAAAGCGGTCTACTCCTTCCGGCGATCTCGCTAGGACTATGGCATAACTTTGGCGGAAACGACTTATTCGAGAATGGTCGCGCCATGGCAAGAAGAGCTTTCGATCTTGGAATCACTCATTTTGATCTCGCTAATAACTACGGTCCCCCAGCTGGCTCCGCAGAAGAAAGCTTTGGTCAAATCCTTAAGAAGGATCTTGCTCCTTATCGTGATGAAATGGTCATCTCTACTAAGGCTGGATATTATATGTGGGCCGGTCCTTATGGCGAATGGGGCTCCAAGAAATATCTCGTCTCCAGTCTAGACCAAAGCTTGAAACGTATGGGCCTTGATTATGTAGATATTTTCTATCACCACCGTCCAGATCCGAATACACCACTGGAAGAGACTATGGCTGCGCTGGATCTTATTGTACGTCAAGGTAAAGCGCTGTATGTTGGGATTTCGAATTACAACCCTGAACAGACACGCGAAGCGGCACAAATTCTTCTTCGGCTTGGAACGCCTTGCCTGATTCATCAACCTAACTACTCCATGATGTCCCGCTGGATCGAAGACGGCTTGCAGGATGTATTAACTGAGGAGGGTATCGGATCGATTGTGTTCTCTCCACTACAAGGAGGCATTCTTACCGACCGCTATCTTAACGGAATTGCTCCCGATTCTCGCGCTGCTGGACCAAGTGTATTCCTGTCCGAAGATGCCATTACGGAAGAGAAGATCGCTAAGGTTCGCAAACTGAACGAGATTGCTGCTGCACGTGGACAAAAAATGTCTCAACTAGCGTTATCTTGGGTACTCCGCGGAGGTAAAGTCACTTCAGCTTTGATCGGTGCAAGTAAGGTGAGCCAGATTGAAGATGCTGTCGCTTCCTTGAATGCACCGGAGCTAAGCGCAGAAGAGCTGGAGCAAATCGAGACGATTTTGCGAGGATAA